The proteins below are encoded in one region of Puntigrus tetrazona isolate hp1 unplaced genomic scaffold, ASM1883169v1 S000000105, whole genome shotgun sequence:
- the LOC122332518 gene encoding zinc finger protein 239-like, whose product MAIHAGSKPHSCSLCGKGFSQLDCLKKHRKTHGGARPHACFECGNAFNSADALKRHRRVHTGERPYSCSECGKGFTQSGHLRRHERVHTGEKPYLCSLCGRGFSTARNLPAHVKKHRPGACRITRGDGNGRADVWGETSSGLSV is encoded by the coding sequence ATGGCCATTCACGCCGGTTCCAAGCCGCACTCGTGCTCCCTCTGCGGGAAGGGCTTCTCTCAGCTGGACTGTTTGAAGAAGCACCGGAAGACGCACGGCGGGGCCAGGCCTCACGCGTGCTTCGAGTGCGGGAACGCTTTTAATTCGGCCGACGCTTTGAAGCGGCACCGCCGCGTTCACACCGGGGAGAGACCGTACTCGTGCTCCGAGTGCGGCAAGGGCTTCACCCAGTCCGGGCACCTGAGGCGGCACGAGAGGGTGCACACCGGGGAGAAACCGTACCTCTGCTCGCTCTGCGGGAGGGGTTTCAGCACGGCGCGGAATCTACCGGCTCACGTGAAGAAACACCGACCCGGCGCGTGCCGGATCACCCGGGGTGACGGAAACGGACGCGCTGACGTCTGGGGAGAGACTTCATCGGGACTCTCAGTATAG